One genomic segment of Ascochyta rabiei chromosome 20, complete sequence includes these proteins:
- a CDS encoding T-complex protein 1 subunit epsilon: MAMNLDMSQAQVMKDESGRPFIIVRDQGKKKRQHGNDAVKSHILAAQTVANLVKTSLGPRGLDKILISPDGDITVTNDGATILSQMEISNHVAKLLVELSKSQDDEIGDGTTGVVVLAGALLGQAADLIDKGIHPIRIADGYDQACEVAVARLDEISDEIHFAKDNTEELFRVAKTSLGSKIVSKAHDQFANIAVDAVLSVADFERKDVDFELIKVDGKVGGSLEDTLLVKGVIIDKDFSHPQMPSEVKDAKLAILTCAFEPPKPKTKHKLDITSVDEFKKLQDYEANKFTEMIDQIKDTGANVVICQWGFDDEANHLLLTNKLPAVRWVGGPEIELIAIATNGRIVPRFEDLSAEKLGKAGIVRELTFGTTRDKMLVIEECANTRAVTVFVRGSNKMIIDEAKRSLHDALCVVRNLVRDNRIVYGGGAAEIACSLAVEDAAVKSPGLEQYAMRAFADALDNVPMALAENSGLSPIETLANIKSRQAKEKNTRLGVDCMQTGSNDMKEHFVIDPLISKRQQLLLATQLCRMVLKINNVIIAGGEDQDY; the protein is encoded by the exons ATGGCGATGA ATCTCGACATGTCGCAAG CCCAGGTGATGAAGGACGAGTCCGGGCGCCCATTCATCATTGTCAGAGA CCaaggcaagaagaagaggcaGCACGGCAACGACGCGGTCAAATCGCACATTCTGGCCGCCCAGACAGTCGCCAACCTCGTCAAGACATCGCTG GGACCGCGCGGACTGGACAAGATCCTCATCTCCCCCGACGGCGACATCACCGTGACCAACGACGGCGCCACCATCCTCTCGCAGATGGAAATCTCCAACCACGTCGCAAAACTGCTCGTCGAGCTGTCCAAGTCGCAGGACGACGAGATCGGTGACGGCACAACCGGCGTCGTCGTCCTGGCCGGCGCGCTGCTCGGTCAGGCTGCAGACCTCATCGACAAGGGCATCCACCCCATCCGAATAGCCGACGGCTACGACCAGGCCTGCGAGGTGGCCGTCGCCCGCCTCGACGAGATCAGCGACGAGATCCACTTCGCAAAGGACAACACCGAGGAGCTCTTCCGCGTCGCCAAGACGAGCCTGGGCAGCAAGATTGTCTCAAAGGCACACGACCAGTTCGCCAACATCGCCGTCGACGCCGTCCTGTCCGTCGCCGACTTTGAGCGCAAGGACGTCGACTTTGAGCTCATCAAGGTCGACGGCAAGGTCGGTGGCTCGCTCGAGGACACACTGCTCGTCAAGGGCGTCATAATAGACAAGGACTTCTCCCACCCCCAGATGCCCTCCGAGGTCAAGGACGCAAAGCTCGCCATCCTCACATGCGCCTTTGAGCCCCCCAAGCCCAAGACCAAGCACAAGCTCGACATCACCTCAGTCGACGAGTTCAAGAAGTTGCAGGACTACGAGGCCAACAAGTTCACCGAGATGATCGACCAGATCAAGGACACGGGCGCCAACGTCGTCATCTGCCAGTGGGGCTTCGACGACGAGGCTAACCACCTGCTCCTCACAAACAAGCTGCCCGCCGTGCGATGGGTAGGCGGGCCCGAGATTGAGCTCATTGCCATTGCGACCAATGGACGCATCGTACCCCGCTTCGAGGACCTCAGCGCTGAGAAGCTGGGCAAGGCCGGCATCGTCCGCGAACTCACCTTCGGAACAACAAGAGACAAGATGCTCGTCATCGAGGAGTGCGCCAACACCAGGGCCGTCACCGTCTTCGTCCGCGGCAGCAACAAGATGATCATCGACGAGGCCAAGCGCTCGCTGCACGACGCTCTCTGCGTCGTCCGAAACCTGGTACGAGACAACCGCATCGTCTACGGTGGCGGTGCCGCTGAGATTGCATGTTCGCTGGCTGTCGAGGACGCCGCCGTCAAGAGCCCCGGCCTCGAGCAATACGCCATGCGCGCCTTCGCCGATGCGCTCGACAACGTACCCATGGCCTTGGCCGAGAACTCGGGTCTCAGCCCCATTGAGACGCTCGCCAACATCAAGTCACGACAAGCCAAGGAGAAGAACACAAGGTTAGGCGTCGACTGCATGCAGACGGGAAGCAACG ACATGAAGGAGCACTTCGTCATCGACCCCTTGATCTCAAAGAGGCAACAACTGCTGCTCGCCACCCAGCTGTGCAGAATGGTACTCAAG ATCAACAACGTGATCATTGCTGGCGGCGAAGATCAGGACTACTAA